The following proteins are co-located in the Patescibacteria group bacterium genome:
- a CDS encoding M48 family metallopeptidase, giving the protein MKLFFRIRRRKVRRQMRRGYLAGAVTEYVQQKSQALQFVQNRLVHLNQTYGFVYQRVSVKNQATRWGSCSKHGNLNFHYRIIQLPPHLADYIIVHELCHLRELNHSHKFWELVAQSIPDYKMRRKQLRTIFVRST; this is encoded by the coding sequence ATGAAGTTATTTTTTCGAATTAGAAGACGCAAAGTTAGAAGACAAATGCGGCGCGGTTATTTAGCCGGGGCGGTAACAGAATATGTACAACAAAAAAGTCAGGCATTACAGTTTGTTCAGAATCGTTTGGTACATTTAAATCAAACTTATGGTTTTGTTTATCAGCGTGTGTCTGTGAAAAATCAGGCGACGCGTTGGGGGAGTTGTTCTAAACACGGCAATTTAAATTTTCATTATCGGATCATTCAGTTACCACCGCATTTGGCTGATTATATTATCGTGCATGAATTATGCCACTTACGTGAACTCAATCATTCCCATAAATTTTGGGAGCTAGTCGCACAAAGTATTCCGGATTATAAAATGAGACGAAAACAATTAAGAACAATTTTTGTACGATCTACTTAA
- a CDS encoding DUF2341 domain-containing protein, with the protein MFIKKQITLHSKKSQQSFISKIVLLFLHIWLGFYHVLVLLFYPVQKSFQTFYDLTDQGYAASYTQHALYKRQMRLRTLTYSVLLVSCVTMFDVTASIMFPDVFGRPVYAVTRTWDNGGGDGLWSTCTNWDSNACPGGGDVVTFDPAVSDTSSTIDSGAGFSGTVAGVNILAGFTGTITQARTLTVNGAWTQAGGVYAGDTSFLDLNSTFTLSGGTFTPTSGTWTVQNTFTFSGGTLHGSGRTLITGCWACGGNSIVHTGNFNTDAEGLVVAINTGASNHTVPNGQTLTASFLQSDGGITVEAGATFTSTGNVNMGTLSNSGSFTAGAGTFQVNGHATFDGATNNLNAVTSFDIRGNLTVGTGDTLTVNAAVTNIQIMQIFTNNGTFDISGRTLTMGRWAGGNSYITGTSYSVPVNLNTATGATIVIGVGASNSFTVLTDQTITASQTSDVYLVIQAGGTLVTTGNIAINSINNLGSFTAGVGTFQVNGAATFGGTTNDFRNATSLHIDGTATISSEKTLQLGAIDMTISSTFANSGTITASGGTPTFIFDSTPTTTLSTTSLPGNVTFNRTGGVTTFGSNITITGNFTRTDGEIGNPASAYTLYVGGNFSMSTTDAFSGANLTVELNGTGTQTIAQNAANTFNPGSFKINKASGEAQLTTNLTHSTGTCDVVEGTFSLGSFNFTCGGTFTVQDGGTLKLRGSETVTAPTLSSGSTVTYTGDGDSAADTYTITSLTPNYHHLTINSTDGATDIFQLGQALDVNGNLTVTAGTFDVSATNHQVTVAGNWSNSGTFNGRTGLVVLDTTGTSIISGTNTFNNLSVTTSDKTVNITAGTIQTVSGLLTLTGTSGHNVIIGSTTGGQLTGLAANGTFNVNYVTVSDSNACLGSDVTNTNSTNGGNTYCWFTDSGASASTWDFSTAGDYTYNDAEISVSGGYATGVPTVPDSDFAAWLYKRTLTITNANSLLTNFQVKVTLTAGNFASFASVNADCSDLRFRRGSGNVLSYWIETCSPGTSSIEVWVKVDSLAASGDTDITMFYGNAAAMTTSSGANTFVFFDDFSGVAVDTGIWTVTDGTGFTVTGGELKGTSTTGRLTSIATFSNDTILEMKSRYISAPGNGFTPAGFYLSVSNGIGLMREPGTVYYRNDGGWSAIGGTYPAATTLLTTITAKPSSKVDISVVNYSTPATSYLSVPNISNAVSSEPIVLGERYDNSFTGQAYEAYWDWIRDRQYAATEPTVAIGSSTSALLYATSSIATNVAKKFDSIDSITVTYGPSDIDGAEYQVSNDNGTTWKYFDGSSWTAVSSDANRNSLTVLRLNIVSLSAGSLKVKAFLLGPALAQIDTITLNSANNDPNLPASLGPAGFINGSTTGDNTPTLEFTITDTNAYDTVGYHIQIDNNNTFASPEVDYTSALGAQGATSYTSSALADGNYYWQVLAIDSASNSSAYVVARGGGLVAFVVDTAVRTVEFSATTSSGSEATAAPTITISLSPAHFQDVTVNYAVTGGTATGSGTDYTLASGTATITAGNTSTTISPTIVNDQIDDDNETIIVTLSAPTNATLGANTEHTFTITDNDVAGVTVGAISGNTTEANGTATYTVVLNTQPTGNVEVDSTSNDSTEGTVTTGSTLTFTSVNWATPQTVTVTGVNDDVDDGNISYQSLVTVNAGNTLDSVYDAINPADVSVTNTDNDTAGVTITETSGSTGVTEGGATDTYAVVLNTEPTANVTITATGNADVSVSDPLVFTSANWSTSQNITVTAANDSLDETSPETATITHVATSSDGNYTGITVADVTANVTDNDTAGITVGTISGNTSESGTTATFTVVLTSEPTADMTMPLSSSDTTEGTVSAATLTFTALNWSVPQTVTVTGVDDEVDDGNITYSIILDATTSSDTNYNNLNPDNVSVINTDNDTATVLPTAGLTITAPTGGITLTEGGDSATYTVVLDSQPTGDVMVIITDGTEVSIDPTTLIFTPDNWSTPQTVTIAAVTDTNVDPDMEVTLAYEVSSTDIIYNDLVVVGNTVTVIDTPVEDTTPPVDPDAHITVDTMTKTKSGKLHITYQDGTSVIIDPFNGNTAFRYKLSPDSTRILVTDGKYMQLYVGGIKTDQIRISNHRQVRSTYRLRQESLYKQEAYDNGIFWWSHNEHATLIIVRITQGNKLTRQAKRVIITNYKPPLYIRVRQGEHNVGVKIGKFINRKHTFHWHLKRDGGVEVVSNSSN; encoded by the coding sequence ATGTTTATTAAGAAACAAATAACACTTCATTCAAAAAAATCTCAACAGTCTTTTATCTCAAAGATTGTTTTGTTGTTTTTGCATATCTGGTTAGGTTTCTACCATGTTTTAGTCTTATTATTTTATCCAGTTCAAAAAAGTTTTCAAACCTTTTACGATTTAACCGATCAAGGTTACGCCGCATCATATACCCAACATGCCCTCTATAAACGGCAGATGCGTTTAAGAACCTTAACTTACTCGGTTTTGTTGGTTAGCTGTGTCACCATGTTTGATGTGACGGCTTCAATAATGTTTCCAGATGTCTTTGGACGACCAGTTTATGCGGTAACAAGAACTTGGGATAATGGCGGAGGTGATGGGCTGTGGAGCACCTGCACGAACTGGGATTCGAATGCGTGTCCAGGCGGAGGTGATGTAGTCACTTTTGATCCGGCTGTATCGGATACTTCTTCTACCATAGATTCCGGTGCCGGATTTAGTGGTACGGTGGCTGGAGTAAATATTCTAGCCGGCTTTACCGGAACCATCACTCAAGCCAGAACCTTAACGGTGAACGGTGCCTGGACACAAGCCGGAGGAGTCTACGCTGGAGATACGTCATTTCTGGATCTCAATAGCACATTTACTCTGAGTGGCGGTACTTTCACACCCACTTCCGGAACATGGACTGTGCAGAATACGTTTACCTTTAGCGGTGGAACCTTGCATGGATCTGGAAGAACTTTGATCACCGGTTGTTGGGCTTGTGGTGGCAACTCTATCGTACATACAGGAAACTTTAATACTGACGCGGAAGGTTTGGTGGTTGCGATTAACACCGGTGCTAGTAACCACACGGTGCCTAACGGGCAAACGCTCACCGCTAGTTTTTTGCAAAGTGATGGCGGCATAACCGTTGAGGCGGGCGCAACCTTTACTTCAACGGGAAATGTAAATATGGGTACATTGAGTAATTCCGGTTCATTTACGGCGGGCGCCGGTACTTTTCAAGTAAACGGCCACGCCACATTTGACGGTGCAACAAACAACTTAAATGCGGTTACTTCTTTTGATATTCGAGGGAATCTTACGGTCGGTACCGGAGACACGTTGACGGTAAACGCGGCGGTAACCAACATTCAAATCATGCAAATATTTACCAATAATGGTACCTTTGATATTTCCGGCAGAACTTTGACCATGGGCCGGTGGGCCGGTGGAAATTCCTATATTACAGGGACTAGCTATTCGGTTCCTGTTAATCTTAATACCGCCACCGGAGCTACGATCGTGATTGGTGTCGGGGCTTCAAATAGTTTTACGGTTCTCACTGATCAAACGATAACCGCCAGTCAAACCAGTGACGTCTATTTAGTTATACAGGCGGGTGGCACATTGGTTACAACGGGAAATATTGCGATCAATAGTATCAATAATCTCGGCTCATTTACGGCCGGGGTCGGTACTTTTCAAGTTAATGGCGCTGCTACGTTCGGCGGGACGACTAATGATTTTAGAAATGCCACGTCGCTCCATATAGACGGAACAGCTACGATTAGCAGTGAAAAGACGCTCCAGCTTGGCGCTATTGACATGACCATCTCGAGTACGTTTGCGAATAGTGGCACTATTACGGCGAGTGGCGGTACACCAACCTTTATTTTTGACAGCACGCCAACAACTACACTGAGCACTACGTCATTGCCGGGTAACGTGACGTTCAATCGAACAGGTGGAGTGACGACTTTTGGTTCCAATATTACTATCACGGGAAATTTCACTCGTACGGATGGTGAGATAGGTAACCCCGCTTCAGCCTACACACTTTACGTGGGTGGTAATTTTAGTATGAGTACCACGGATGCGTTCAGTGGCGCCAACCTCACAGTGGAACTCAATGGTACCGGAACACAGACTATAGCGCAGAACGCTGCCAATACGTTCAACCCTGGCAGCTTCAAGATAAATAAGGCTTCCGGAGAAGCACAGCTCACAACCAATCTTACTCATTCAACCGGAACGTGTGATGTTGTTGAGGGAACTTTTAGTTTAGGCAGCTTTAATTTTACTTGTGGAGGCACCTTCACAGTTCAAGATGGTGGTACATTGAAATTAAGAGGGAGCGAGACGGTCACGGCACCAACTTTAAGCTCAGGTTCCACCGTGACGTATACAGGCGATGGCGACAGCGCAGCTGATACTTATACCATAACGTCGCTCACCCCTAACTATCATCATTTGACCATTAATAGTACCGACGGCGCTACGGATATTTTTCAACTCGGGCAAGCCCTGGATGTTAACGGTAATCTTACAGTGACGGCTGGAACGTTTGATGTTTCGGCTACTAATCATCAAGTGACCGTCGCGGGGAATTGGTCAAACAGTGGTACATTCAATGGTAGGACAGGTCTGGTTGTTCTAGACACTACCGGAACCTCAATTATTTCAGGAACTAATACTTTTAATAATTTATCGGTCACTACCTCTGACAAGACGGTTAATATTACGGCCGGTACCATTCAAACCGTTTCCGGTCTCCTAACGTTAACTGGGACAAGCGGTCACAATGTTATTATTGGCAGTACAACAGGTGGACAACTGACCGGTCTTGCGGCTAACGGAACATTTAATGTTAATTATGTGACTGTCAGCGATTCCAATGCTTGTTTAGGTTCGGATGTAACCAACACCAATTCTACTAACGGGGGGAACACCTATTGTTGGTTTACTGATTCAGGTGCTTCCGCTTCTACGTGGGACTTCAGTACCGCCGGTGACTATACCTACAATGACGCAGAAATTTCAGTGTCCGGTGGTTATGCGACGGGCGTTCCAACCGTACCCGACTCAGATTTCGCGGCTTGGCTCTATAAAAGGACGTTGACTATCACCAACGCCAACAGTCTTTTGACGAATTTTCAGGTTAAAGTAACGCTCACCGCGGGTAATTTTGCCAGTTTTGCTTCTGTTAATGCTGACTGCAGCGATCTTAGATTTAGACGAGGTTCTGGTAATGTTTTGAGCTATTGGATAGAGACCTGTTCGCCCGGCACTTCAAGCATTGAGGTCTGGGTAAAAGTGGATAGTCTGGCTGCTTCCGGGGACACGGATATCACTATGTTTTATGGGAATGCGGCGGCTATGACTACGAGTAGCGGAGCCAACACGTTCGTATTTTTTGACGATTTTTCGGGTGTAGCGGTAGACACCGGCATATGGACGGTAACTGACGGTACCGGGTTTACCGTAACCGGAGGTGAATTAAAGGGGACAAGTACTACGGGACGTTTAACTTCAATTGCCACCTTTAGTAATGACACCATCTTAGAGATGAAATCGCGCTACATCTCCGCGCCTGGTAATGGTTTTACGCCTGCGGGCTTTTACCTGTCCGTGTCTAATGGTATTGGTCTAATGAGAGAGCCGGGCACGGTTTATTACCGGAATGACGGAGGGTGGAGTGCTATTGGGGGAACATATCCCGCGGCTACAACTTTACTGACTACAATTACCGCAAAACCTTCTAGTAAAGTTGATATCTCGGTGGTTAATTATTCTACTCCGGCCACATCGTATTTATCCGTTCCTAATATTTCTAATGCCGTTTCTTCTGAACCGATCGTTTTAGGCGAACGATACGATAATTCATTTACCGGTCAGGCCTATGAGGCTTATTGGGATTGGATTCGTGATCGTCAATACGCCGCCACGGAGCCTACGGTGGCCATCGGCTCTTCTACCTCGGCTTTGCTTTACGCCACTTCGTCTATTGCAACGAATGTCGCGAAGAAGTTTGACAGTATCGATAGTATCACCGTTACTTACGGTCCAAGTGATATCGATGGTGCTGAATATCAGGTTTCAAATGACAACGGTACTACCTGGAAATATTTTGATGGCAGCAGCTGGACCGCGGTTAGCTCGGATGCCAATCGGAATAGTCTAACCGTTCTACGGCTCAACATTGTTTCATTATCCGCCGGATCGCTAAAAGTTAAGGCCTTTTTATTAGGCCCGGCTCTGGCACAAATAGATACAATTACTCTGAATTCAGCTAACAATGATCCCAACCTTCCCGCGTCCCTTGGTCCGGCAGGTTTTATTAACGGTTCAACAACCGGTGACAACACCCCTACACTCGAGTTTACCATCACGGACACTAACGCGTACGATACGGTTGGCTACCATATTCAGATAGACAATAACAATACCTTCGCTTCACCTGAAGTAGACTACACGTCCGCGCTTGGGGCTCAAGGTGCCACTTCTTATACCAGCAGCGCTTTGGCCGATGGTAATTACTATTGGCAGGTCTTGGCCATAGATAGCGCCAGTAATAGTTCAGCGTATGTGGTGGCAAGAGGCGGTGGCCTGGTGGCTTTTGTGGTAGATACGGCCGTACGTACAGTTGAATTTTCCGCTACTACCTCAAGTGGTTCTGAAGCAACCGCCGCTCCTACTATAACCATCTCGTTATCTCCGGCTCATTTCCAAGATGTTACCGTAAACTATGCGGTCACCGGTGGTACGGCGACGGGTAGTGGAACCGATTACACACTGGCGAGTGGCACGGCTACGATCACGGCCGGTAATACGTCTACCACCATCTCGCCAACTATAGTGAATGATCAGATAGATGACGACAATGAAACCATTATTGTTACGTTGTCCGCGCCCACCAATGCCACCTTGGGTGCCAATACGGAGCATACTTTCACCATTACAGATAATGATGTTGCTGGAGTAACCGTTGGAGCTATTTCCGGAAATACCACCGAAGCTAATGGTACAGCTACTTACACGGTTGTTCTAAATACTCAACCAACCGGAAATGTTGAAGTAGACTCCACCTCAAATGATTCTACTGAAGGTACTGTTACTACTGGGTCTACTTTAACTTTTACCTCAGTGAATTGGGCCACACCACAAACTGTTACAGTGACCGGAGTTAATGACGATGTGGATGATGGCAATATTTCTTACCAGAGTTTAGTTACAGTAAATGCCGGCAATACACTTGATTCTGTTTATGATGCGATTAATCCAGCAGATGTATCCGTGACTAATACTGATAACGATACAGCCGGCGTTACTATCACTGAAACCAGTGGTTCAACCGGTGTCACTGAAGGTGGAGCAACAGACACTTATGCCGTAGTCTTAAATACCGAACCCACTGCCAATGTCACTATCACTGCCACTGGCAATGCAGATGTGTCAGTGAGTGATCCTTTAGTTTTCACCTCAGCCAATTGGTCTACATCACAAAATATTACCGTTACAGCCGCAAATGACAGTTTAGATGAAACTAGTCCAGAAACAGCTACTATTACTCATGTGGCTACTTCATCAGATGGAAATTATACTGGCATAACGGTGGCCGATGTCACAGCTAATGTCACAGATAACGACACGGCCGGAATAACCGTTGGAACTATTTCCGGAAACACATCCGAATCAGGCACAACTGCTACTTTCACTGTAGTACTAACATCTGAACCGACTGCTGATATGACCATGCCACTCTCTTCCTCAGATACCACTGAAGGAACAGTCTCTGCAGCTACTCTTACTTTCACCGCACTCAACTGGTCTGTACCACAGACTGTGACAGTAACCGGAGTTGATGATGAGGTTGATGATGGAAATATAACCTACTCTATAATATTAGACGCCACTACTTCAAGTGATACTAACTACAATAATCTGAACCCAGACAATGTTTCAGTAATTAATACAGACAATGACACAGCGACAGTGTTGCCTACCGCCGGCCTCACCATCACCGCACCAACTGGTGGCATCACTCTCACTGAAGGAGGCGACTCAGCTACTTACACCGTTGTCCTAGATTCTCAACCGACTGGTGATGTCATGGTCATCATCACTGATGGTACGGAGGTGTCCATAGATCCAACTACTCTAATCTTTACCCCAGACAATTGGTCAACTCCGCAAACTGTCACCATCGCAGCTGTGACGGATACCAACGTTGATCCAGACATGGAAGTAACCCTAGCCTATGAAGTTAGTTCAACAGACATCATCTACAATGATCTCGTCGTAGTAGGTAACACCGTCACAGTGATAGACACCCCAGTCGAAGATACTACTCCACCAGTCGATCCTGATGCTCATATTACCGTAGACACCATGACTAAAACCAAATCCGGTAAGCTGCATATCACCTACCAAGATGGTACCAGTGTCATCATTGATCCATTCAATGGTAATACCGCCTTCAGATACAAACTATCACCCGATAGTACACGTATTCTAGTAACAGACGGTAAGTACATGCAGCTCTATGTCGGTGGAATAAAAACCGATCAAATAAGGATCAGTAACCACAGACAAGTGCGTAGTACCTATCGTCTCAGACAAGAATCTCTCTACAAACAAGAAGCTTACGATAATGGTATCTTCTGGTGGTCACATAATGAACATGCCACCTTAATCATAGTCAGAATTACTCAGGGCAACAAACTCACCCGCCAAGCCAAACGTGTCATCATCACTAATTACAAACCGCCACTCTACATTAGAGTCAGACAAGGTGAACACAATGTGGGTGTAAAGATTGGTAAATTCATCAACCGCAAACACACCTTCCACTGGCATCTAAAAAGAGATGGGGGAGTAGAGGTTGTGTCGAATTCAAGTAATTGA
- a CDS encoding GatB/YqeY domain-containing protein, translated as MSVYTTIQTDMVVALKGKDDARVLALRGIKAAMQKSAIDNQSSTDDDQRALLVLKQEAKKIADSITTYQGAGRVDLANKEQAELEIIKHYLPTQLDAAQVKEKLQALVVKSPDKNFSVVMKQAMSELGQQADGKVVSAVLKELLAKS; from the coding sequence ATGAGCGTTTATACAACTATTCAGACCGATATGGTGGTGGCCTTAAAAGGTAAGGATGATGCTCGTGTGTTGGCGCTCCGTGGTATAAAAGCGGCCATGCAAAAATCTGCGATCGACAACCAGAGCTCGACTGATGATGATCAGCGGGCTCTGCTTGTTTTAAAACAAGAAGCGAAAAAAATAGCCGATAGTATCACCACCTATCAAGGTGCCGGGCGAGTTGATTTAGCGAATAAAGAACAAGCTGAATTAGAAATTATTAAACATTATTTGCCAACTCAACTTGACGCTGCTCAAGTAAAAGAAAAACTGCAAGCCCTAGTGGTCAAGAGTCCGGATAAAAATTTTAGTGTGGTTATGAAACAAGCCATGAGTGAATTAGGGCAACAGGCCGATGGTAAAGTGGTATCAGCGGTGTTGAAAGAATTATTAGCCAAATCATGA